A genomic segment from Fusarium keratoplasticum isolate Fu6.1 chromosome 10, whole genome shotgun sequence encodes:
- a CDS encoding FAD-binding PCMH-type domain-containing protein, with protein sequence MLFHQLSVLSLLSAVAWAAPSTTPTEDACEEISKALPKRVFFPISINYNSQQSDYWSTLLRGIKSACVVVPQSAEHVSTAVKILNKYPDVKFAVKSGGHDPNAGHATVSNGVLISLAELKGATYDRDNGVAYVKPGGEWNDVISELNKEGVAVVGGRLGVVGVGGLLLQGGISFLSSQYGLAADNIVGWEVVTANGTIVHVDAAKQPELAVAMRGSGSQFGVVTQFTIKAYPVNEVWGGIRIYDESKSDEIFEALHEFTPYNNLDNKAAIIVSNLYTLGAARSFFVFYFYHGQKPPTTGPFAKLLKIKSLVSTTKTQPYPKLLKANGFGVSLLNSRQSFRTITIPYVASHPGIYAEISDKMKSISKKYFTNPLNLASQCSVDFQPLTSIIGKHSEQRGGNAMGLTKNDPDRIILELQCSWTDKAQDDIVPQFTRDLTDWIETRIPEWLESDGQSADQYLPLFMNDAMADQNVTGSYKDYVKLKALQLKADPEGVLRTRVGGFKY encoded by the exons GCTTGGGCGGCTCCAAGCACCACCCCCACTGAGGACGCTTGTGAGGAAATATCCAAGGCCCTGCCAAAGCGCGTCTTCTTCCCTATCAGCATCAACTACAACTCCCAACAATCCGACTACTGGTCCACCCTCCTCCGTGGCATCAAGTCTGCCTGCGTTGTCGTCCCACAGTCGGCCGAGCACGTCTCTACAGCCGTCAAGATCCTGAACAAGTACCCCGACGTCAAGTTTGCTGTCAAGAGTGGTGGACACGATCCCAATGCTGGGCATGCGACGGTCAGCAATGGAGTGCTCATTTCTCTTGCGGAACTTAAGGGAGCGACGTATGATAGGGACAATGGTGTCGCGTACGTGAAGCCGGGCGGAGAATGGAACGACGTTATCTCTGAGCTCAACAAAGAGGGTGTCGCCGTTGTTGGCGGTCGCCTAG GTGTCGTTGGAGTTGGCGGTCTCCTTCTTCAGGGAGGCATTTCCTTCCTGAGCTCTCAGTATGGTCTCGCTGCCGAT AATATCGTTGGCTGGGAAGTCGTCACCGCAAATGGCACCATCGTCCACGTCGATGCTGCTAAACAGCCCGAGCTTGCTGTTGCCATGCGAGGCAGCGGTAGCCAGTTTG GTGTCGTCACGCAATTCACCATCAAGGCTTATCCCGTCAACGAAGTCTGGGGCGGTATCCGCATCTACGACGAGTCCAAGTCGGACGAGATCTTCGAGGCTCTGCACGAGTTCACGCCTTACAACAACCTGGACAACAAGGCTGCCATTATTGTTAGCAACCTGTACACTCTTGGTGCTGCGAGGTCTTTCTTTGTCTTTTACTTCTACCATGGCCAGAAGCCCCCGACTACCGGGCCGTTTGCCAAGTTATTGAAGATCAAGAGCTTGGTTTCCACGACCAAGACACAGCCTTATCCCAAGCTG CTCAAAGCCAACGGATTTGGAGTTTCCCTCCTGAACTCGAGACAATCATTCAGA ACAATCACAATTCCCTATGTCGCCTCCCATCCCGGCATCTACGCCGAAATCTCAGACAAGATGAagtccatctccaagaagtACTTCACCAACCCCCTCAACCTAGCCTCTCAATGCTCCGTCGACTTCCAACCCCTCACATCCATCATCGGAAAGCATTCCGAGCAACGAGGCGGCAACGCCATGGGCCTCACAAAGAACGACCCCGACCGCATCATCCTTGAGCTACAATGCAGCTGGACTGACAAGGCCCAGGATGACATTGTGCCCCAGTTCACTCGGGATTTGACGGATTGGATCGAGACGAGGATACCAGAGTGGCTTGAATCTGACGGGCAATCTGCGGATCAGTATCTTCCCCTCTTTATGAATGATGCTATGGCGGATCAAAATGTCACAGGGAGCTACAAGGACTatgtcaagctcaaggctcttCAGCTCAAGGCGGATCCTGAGGGTGTTCTGAGGACGAGGGTTGGTGGATTTAAGTACTAA
- a CDS encoding CFEM domain-containing protein, which translates to MRFTLWTVLTVAGLATLVQAQEMPKCASDCLVKFLKDSKCEPSDSDCICADTVLNENVGACTLTSCTVVEALAARNGTATLCGEPVRDRTLVAPVATAVSGSLALAFIALRVFECLYHKEFRWADICAVCAMVSSIPMDVFEFYMKANGFGKDIWTLTEHQITNVVKYTWVTQVSYIPAICLTKIAIISIFIRVFPNKVFQMVCWATIAHCALFMLSTTIAAILACVPVEAAWTNWKGTKEGVCYDNNAFWWAHSAINIVTDLWIIALPIPQLLKLQLGRKKKIYLILMFSVGIIITVVSIIRFSGLVTYSATSNPTYNNVMVATYSVIECNVSIICCCMPALLAFLRRAYPSLFGSTNRSLEYRSKSIGGSKSPFPSNGIQKSVTQSVSYMPRSDDSDVVELMDVEENKPDRYHRW; encoded by the exons ATGAGGTTCACATTATGGACGGTGTTGACCGTGGCGGGCCTGGCTACACTTGTACAGGCGCAGGAGATGCCAAAGTGTGCG AGCGATTGTCTAGTCAAATTCCTCAAGGACTCGAAATGCGAACCGTCCGATTCCGACTGTATCTGCGCTGACACAGTCCTCAACGAGAACGTCGGAGCCTGCACACTCACTAGCTGCACCGTGGTAGAAGCCCTCG CTGCAAGGAACGGAACAGCAACACTCTGCGGGGAGCCGGTACGCGACAGGACTCTTGTTGCACCAGTTGCGACTGCTGTATCTGGGTCTCTGGCTTTGGCATTCATTGCGCTGCGCGTGTTTGAGTGTCTGTATCATAAGGAGTTTCGATGGGCGGATATCTGTGCCGTTTGTGCGATG GTCTCTTCCATACCTATGGACGTCTTCGAGTTCTACA TGAAGGCCAACGGCTTCGGAAAGGATATTTGGACGTTGACCGAACATCAAATCACGAACGTCGTCAAG TACACCTGGGTCACGCAGGTCTCATACATCCCAGCCATCTGCCTCACCAAgatcgccatcatctccatcttcatccgAGTCTTCCCCAACAAAGTCTTTCAGATGGTATGCTGGGCCACGATAGCACACTGCGCTCTTTTTATGTTGTCGACGACCATTGCTGCCATCCTGGCCTGTGTTCCTGTGGAGGCTGCCTGGACGAACTGGAAGGGAACCAAGGAGGGGGTGTGCTACGATAACAATGCCTTTTGGTGGGCGCACTCG gccatcaacatcgtcacAGACCTGTGGATCATTGCGCTGCCCATTCCACAGCTTTTGAAGCTGCAGCTgggaaggaaaaagaagatcTATCTTATTCTCATGTTTAGTGTCGGTATCAT TATCACCGTCGTCAGCATCATCCGCTTCTCTGGTCTCGTCACCTACTCTGCGACCTCAAACCCAACAT ACAACAACGTCATGGTCGCAACATACAGTGTCATCGAATGCAAcgtctccatcatctgctgctgcatgCCTGCCCTACTGGCATTCCTCCGCCGAGCCTACCCAAGTCTGTTTGGCAGCACCAACCGCTCCCTCGAGTACCGATCGAAAAGCATTGGCGGCTCCAAGTCGCCATTCCCGAGCAATGGAATTCAGAAGAGCGTGACACAGTCAGTCTCATACATGCCACGTTCGGACGATTCCGATGTGGTTGAGTTGATGGATGtggaggagaacaagccAGACCGGTACCATAGGTGGTAG